The proteins below come from a single Triticum aestivum cultivar Chinese Spring chromosome 5D, IWGSC CS RefSeq v2.1, whole genome shotgun sequence genomic window:
- the LOC123125710 gene encoding zinc finger A20 and AN1 domain-containing stress-associated protein 7-like, translating to MDASATSQKRKCPDKEETVGMCADGCGFFGAAATGNMCSKCCLDHVIIGTANTVAAPTGPPEKKAKIIVAVPSSRRDSGPWFSRTYGLCRTI from the coding sequence ATGGACGCATCGGCGACGTCGCAGAAGCGCAAGTGCCCCGACAAGGAGGAGACAGTCGGCATGTGCGCCGACGGCTGCGGCTTCTtcggcgccgccgccaccggcaaCATGTGCTCCAAGTGCTGCCTGGACCACGTCATCATCGGCACCGCTAACACCGTGGCCGCCCCGACCGGGcctccggagaagaaggccaagattATCGTCGCTGTCCCGTCCTCGAGACGTGATTCAGGACCATGGTTCAGCCGAACCTATGGTCTATGCCGTACAATTTAA